A genomic segment from Cumulibacter soli encodes:
- a CDS encoding MFS transporter: MTDLAATDARTGPRYAVDSGRGWLVVVATFISTFTGFGLVYSFGAFFDSMAAEFNVGRAATAFMLAITSAIYFCLGVVTGRIGDRLGPKPLLVTAAVTLGAGIILTSRVDSIELGYVTYGAGLGIAVACAYVPMVAFVGGWFDKKRTTALGVAVSGIGMGTLVMAPVSQALINAYGWRQAFVILGIGGAITMLIAAAIAQRPPVSQQVEPRPSLGYLLRHRSFVLLYLNGVLIGSTILISFAFLKNYAVGYDISDSSAALLVGLVGAASVIGRLGIGSLGGRFEPIRLLRGSFVLMTLSYFLWLFSSGSFAVLVVFTIVMGIGYGGYIALMPAVAATIFGTKGLGQTLGLLYTSAGIGGLIGPTMIGAIIDGASYEVALIVTIVLTGCAAACLFFIHVSRRPALRD; this comes from the coding sequence ATGACCGACCTAGCGGCTACCGACGCGCGCACTGGCCCGCGGTACGCCGTCGATTCGGGTCGCGGCTGGTTGGTCGTCGTGGCCACCTTCATCAGCACGTTCACTGGCTTTGGCCTGGTCTACAGCTTCGGCGCCTTCTTTGATTCGATGGCTGCCGAGTTCAACGTGGGCCGAGCCGCGACCGCTTTCATGCTCGCGATCACCAGCGCGATCTACTTCTGTCTGGGTGTCGTTACCGGTCGTATCGGTGATCGTCTCGGACCGAAACCGTTACTGGTCACGGCCGCGGTCACCCTCGGTGCCGGAATCATCCTGACCTCTCGCGTGGACTCGATTGAACTCGGCTACGTCACGTACGGCGCAGGACTGGGTATCGCAGTGGCGTGCGCCTACGTGCCGATGGTCGCGTTTGTCGGCGGCTGGTTCGACAAGAAGCGGACGACGGCGCTCGGCGTCGCGGTCAGTGGTATCGGGATGGGCACGCTGGTCATGGCGCCGGTCTCCCAGGCGCTGATCAACGCGTATGGGTGGCGACAGGCGTTCGTCATCCTTGGTATCGGTGGTGCGATCACGATGCTGATCGCGGCGGCGATCGCGCAGCGCCCACCGGTCAGCCAGCAGGTCGAACCCCGGCCGTCTCTGGGGTACCTGCTGCGCCATCGGTCGTTCGTGCTGCTGTATCTCAACGGCGTGCTGATCGGCAGTACGATCCTGATCTCGTTCGCCTTCCTGAAGAACTACGCGGTCGGCTACGACATCTCGGACAGTTCCGCGGCGCTGCTGGTCGGGCTGGTCGGCGCCGCGAGCGTCATCGGCAGACTTGGTATCGGCAGTCTCGGCGGGCGCTTCGAACCGATCCGGTTGCTGCGTGGCAGTTTCGTGTTGATGACTCTCAGTTACTTCCTGTGGCTGTTCTCGTCCGGAAGTTTCGCCGTACTGGTCGTGTTCACGATTGTGATGGGCATCGGCTACGGCGGATACATCGCGTTGATGCCCGCGGTCGCCGCGACCATTTTCGGGACCAAAGGCCTCGGACAGACGCTCGGGTTGCTGTATACGTCTGCCGGTATCGGTGGATTAATCGGCCCAACCATGATCGGGGCCATCATCGACGGCGCTTCGTACGAAGTGGCGCTGATCGTCACGATCGTGCTGACCGGCTGTGCAGCCGCATGCTTGTTCTTTATTCATGTATCGCGGCGCCCCGCTCTTCGGGACTAG
- a CDS encoding MFS transporter, translated as MSAKRVPLPISIGLGTGNMLQPLNSSMIAVAVVPIALHLGSADGIAWIISALYIATAVSAPSAGRLGTVLGARRVYLGGLAVIAAGSLLGAFASSLGWLIAARVLQGIGTASQYPTAMTIIRTIVAKTGASTNSAIAVMSMCAQSTVAFGPTLGGLLVSLFGWQAIMWINLPLVLMSTVWVLKIVPKDPPLRVHGRELIRVLDPIGLVSFTAVIATMMFVLLSLVDDPLWWLIPVFAAVTAFFVWWERRQDEPFVDVRALAGNRSLMLTLVRTTATYAAFYCIFFGIPQWLQASRGLDASVAGLVMLPIAVIGIVSTLVATRTVATRGIRWTLLVGSGMLIVSGLLIVFVESASTSIPVLLLVACVFGIPNGFNNIGNQNAVNAVTTVSQIGPAIGMYRTVQYVGANLASVVIELTGTSGDGDSALHLVGWFIVIVGAALVVGSAFSRRLRQADLRARARIRWAARGHNQHADETQTALET; from the coding sequence GTGAGCGCCAAGCGAGTGCCCCTGCCCATCTCGATCGGGCTCGGCACCGGCAACATGCTGCAACCGCTGAACTCCTCCATGATCGCGGTCGCGGTGGTGCCGATCGCGCTCCACCTGGGCTCGGCGGACGGTATCGCATGGATCATTTCCGCCTTATATATCGCAACCGCGGTGTCCGCGCCCAGTGCGGGCAGGCTGGGGACGGTCCTCGGTGCACGCCGCGTCTACCTCGGCGGGCTGGCCGTCATCGCCGCCGGTTCACTGTTGGGCGCATTCGCCTCGAGCCTCGGCTGGTTGATTGCCGCTCGCGTGCTGCAAGGTATCGGGACCGCCAGCCAGTACCCGACCGCGATGACGATCATCCGCACCATCGTGGCGAAAACCGGCGCCTCCACGAACTCCGCAATCGCGGTGATGTCGATGTGCGCGCAGTCGACCGTCGCGTTCGGGCCGACCCTCGGAGGCTTACTGGTCTCGCTGTTCGGCTGGCAGGCGATCATGTGGATCAACCTCCCGCTGGTGCTGATGTCCACGGTATGGGTGTTGAAGATCGTGCCGAAAGACCCGCCGCTGCGGGTGCACGGCCGGGAACTGATCCGGGTGCTGGACCCGATCGGCTTGGTGTCCTTCACCGCCGTGATCGCCACGATGATGTTCGTGCTGCTGTCATTAGTGGATGATCCGCTGTGGTGGCTGATCCCGGTGTTCGCCGCGGTGACCGCATTCTTCGTGTGGTGGGAGCGCCGCCAAGACGAGCCGTTCGTCGACGTCCGCGCGCTCGCGGGCAATCGCTCGCTGATGCTCACCCTGGTGCGCACCACCGCGACGTACGCCGCGTTCTACTGCATATTTTTCGGGATCCCGCAGTGGTTGCAGGCATCGCGAGGTCTGGACGCATCGGTCGCCGGGTTGGTGATGTTGCCGATCGCCGTCATCGGCATTGTCTCCACCCTCGTCGCGACCAGGACGGTGGCCACCCGCGGTATCCGGTGGACCCTGCTGGTCGGCAGCGGCATGCTGATCGTCAGCGGTCTGTTGATCGTGTTCGTCGAGTCGGCGTCCACCAGCATTCCGGTGCTGTTGCTGGTCGCGTGCGTCTTCGGCATACCGAACGGGTTCAACAACATCGGTAATCAGAACGCGGTCAACGCGGTGACGACGGTGTCGCAGATCGGGCCGGCCATCGGGATGTACCGAACCGTGCAGTACGTCGGAGCGAATCTCGCCTCGGTCGTCATCGAACTCACGGGTACAAGCGGGGACGGCGACTCGGCGCTGCATCTGGTGGGCTGGTTCATCGTGATCGTCGGGGCGGCGCTCGTCGTCGGTTCAGCGTTCTCCCGTCGACTTCGCCAAGCGGACTTGCGGGCCCGGGCGCGAATACGGTGGGCCGCGCGAGGCCATAACCAACACGCAGACGAGACCCAAACAGCCCTGGAGACATGA
- a CDS encoding MarR family winged helix-turn-helix transcriptional regulator, producing MPDTPPPDLERVIELRDNVTAFWRRLRSERADHLITPSQLQALGHLRRHGAMSATRLAHHEQVTPQSIARTIAILQDAGLVTRTPDPHDARAYLIEITDAGQRLLADDRERRAGLLTELIHTECTAHERDILFVAGRIMGELADAPRQTPGDR from the coding sequence GTGCCTGATACGCCTCCGCCGGACCTCGAGCGCGTGATCGAACTGCGCGATAACGTCACCGCGTTCTGGCGCCGGTTGCGCAGCGAACGTGCCGATCACCTCATTACGCCGTCTCAGCTGCAAGCCCTCGGCCACCTGCGCCGGCACGGCGCGATGTCAGCCACTCGACTCGCGCACCACGAGCAGGTGACCCCGCAGTCCATCGCTCGCACGATCGCGATATTGCAGGACGCCGGACTCGTGACCCGCACCCCCGATCCACACGACGCGCGCGCATACCTCATCGAGATCACCGACGCTGGCCAACGATTGCTCGCCGACGATCGTGAACGTCGAGCCGGACTGCTCACCGAACTCATTCACACCGAGTGCACCGCGCACGAGCGCGACATCCTCTTCGTCGCGGGCCGGATCATGGGGGAGCTGGCCGACGCGCCACGGCAAACGCCCGGGGACCGGTGA
- a CDS encoding chorismate-binding protein, giving the protein MTALGGAGASGDITALTCLWRDDDSPVWQQFRDPQRILQASDLTDVPRVLRAAEQYAKAGKWCVGYVAYEAAPAFDRSRVAHGAGELPLAHFAVYDVAEPAVAPSGAPVQTGAWTIPPRSDYYESLARIHGEIVDGNTFQVNHTVELQAHTSSSARDVFAELYGRQPTSYAAFLDVGGTSVLSVSPELFFSRRGSQLTMRPMKGTIARGSTSDSDDANRRWLLTSAKNRAENTMIVDLLRNDLGRIASPGTVRVTELVRLETYPSFHALTSTITAEAPGVDLVDIFAALFPCGSVTGAPKASTMRIIAEEESRPRGVYCGAIGILAPGGDTRFSVAIRTAELHPGGTLRYSVGGGITAASDPAEEYDELLTKARIALTLPGPDLLETMLLHDGEFAHVDRHLGRLTASSIQLGYIYDEVMVRRALDECAAQHPSGSWRARLLLSRAGGVRVEAHSFMPEPQKVMTARICADRVRSDDVRLRHKLTDRGIYDSRRIAGVDTTLLVNERDEVTEFLFGNIVVRRGADLLTPPLGCGLLPGVGRAIALADGVREQVISVAELQTCDEVWHVNSLRGWNRVQIDT; this is encoded by the coding sequence ATGACCGCGCTCGGCGGCGCCGGGGCCTCCGGTGACATCACGGCACTCACCTGCCTCTGGCGAGATGACGATTCCCCGGTATGGCAGCAATTCCGCGATCCGCAGCGGATCCTCCAGGCGAGCGACCTCACCGACGTACCGCGAGTCCTGCGCGCCGCTGAGCAGTACGCCAAGGCGGGTAAGTGGTGTGTGGGGTACGTCGCCTACGAGGCGGCGCCAGCGTTCGATCGTTCCCGGGTGGCGCATGGCGCCGGGGAACTTCCACTAGCGCACTTTGCGGTGTACGACGTCGCTGAACCCGCCGTAGCGCCAAGCGGTGCACCAGTGCAGACCGGGGCCTGGACGATCCCGCCGCGCAGCGACTACTACGAGTCGCTCGCGCGGATCCACGGTGAGATCGTCGACGGCAACACTTTCCAGGTCAACCACACCGTCGAGTTGCAGGCGCACACCTCGAGTAGCGCGCGTGACGTGTTCGCTGAACTGTATGGACGGCAACCCACCTCGTACGCCGCGTTTCTCGATGTCGGCGGCACGTCAGTACTCAGCGTCTCGCCCGAACTGTTCTTCTCCCGTCGTGGCTCGCAGCTCACCATGCGTCCGATGAAGGGCACCATCGCGCGCGGAAGCACGAGCGATAGTGACGATGCGAATCGTCGCTGGCTGCTGACGTCGGCGAAGAACCGCGCGGAGAACACGATGATCGTGGATCTACTGCGTAACGATCTCGGCCGCATAGCTTCGCCTGGCACGGTACGCGTCACCGAATTGGTGAGGTTGGAGACGTACCCGAGTTTTCATGCCCTCACCTCGACGATCACCGCCGAGGCCCCAGGGGTCGATCTCGTCGACATCTTCGCCGCGCTGTTCCCATGCGGGTCGGTGACCGGAGCGCCGAAGGCGTCCACCATGCGCATCATCGCCGAGGAAGAATCCCGTCCGCGTGGAGTGTATTGCGGCGCAATCGGAATCCTTGCCCCCGGCGGCGATACGCGATTCAGCGTCGCGATCCGCACCGCTGAACTACACCCGGGCGGCACGCTGCGATACAGCGTCGGCGGCGGTATCACGGCCGCCTCGGACCCCGCCGAGGAGTACGACGAGTTACTGACCAAGGCGCGCATCGCCCTCACGCTTCCCGGACCGGATCTGCTCGAGACGATGCTGCTGCACGACGGCGAGTTCGCGCACGTTGATCGGCATCTAGGGCGATTAACGGCATCGTCCATCCAGTTGGGATATATCTACGACGAGGTGATGGTGCGCCGTGCGCTCGACGAGTGTGCGGCGCAGCACCCGAGCGGTAGCTGGCGCGCGCGGCTGCTGCTTAGTCGAGCGGGAGGCGTGCGGGTCGAGGCCCATTCGTTCATGCCCGAGCCGCAAAAGGTGATGACCGCCCGGATCTGCGCCGACCGGGTACGCAGCGACGACGTACGCCTGCGACACAAACTGACCGATCGCGGGATTTACGACTCGCGCCGCATTGCGGGAGTCGACACCACCTTGTTGGTGAACGAACGCGACGAAGTCACGGAGTTCCTGTTCGGCAATATCGTCGTACGCCGTGGCGCTGACCTGCTGACCCCGCCGCTGGGGTGTGGACTGCTGCCCGGCGTCGGTCGCGCGATTGCCCTCGCGGACGGCGTACGTGAACAGGTCATCTCCGTCGCGGAACTTCAGACGTGCGATGAGGTGTGGCATGTGAACAGCCTGCGTGGCTGGAACCGGGTCCAGATCGATACGTGA
- a CDS encoding antibiotic biosynthesis monooxygenase family protein: MSVVKINAIQVPEGAGPELEKRFAARKHAVDSSPGFEGFQLLRPTAGEDRYFVVTQWADEASFQSWREDRAPAAHGLKEGQQPVASGASLLEFEVVDL; encoded by the coding sequence ATGTCAGTTGTGAAGATCAATGCCATCCAGGTCCCTGAGGGCGCGGGCCCTGAACTCGAGAAGCGTTTCGCCGCGCGTAAGCACGCGGTCGATTCGTCGCCAGGTTTCGAAGGATTCCAGTTGCTGCGGCCGACCGCGGGGGAGGATCGCTACTTCGTCGTTACGCAGTGGGCGGATGAAGCCTCGTTTCAGTCGTGGCGCGAGGATCGTGCTCCGGCGGCTCACGGTCTAAAGGAGGGCCAGCAGCCGGTCGCTTCAGGCGCCAGCCTCCTCGAGTTCGAGGTTGTCGACCTCTAG
- a CDS encoding DMT family transporter — protein sequence MRQPGSHVTRSAATVATLATAVAGVGMALQSTANGELGSILGHGLIAATYSFGSGLIVLIVASILTPKARRGIGSAISYVRSGEFPWWMTLGGLGGAMIVLSQSVTVPLMGVAVFTMAFVSGQLTGALVVDNTHLPPGGRKPPTLWRIVGTLVVIAGVTLSAVDVLGKGIPLWAPILPFVTGGLTALQQAFNGRLRIKSSSAIAATTINFFVGTVFLALCTVVLFGTGFRIHDTPQLPGQWWVLIGGLLGIVFIGVTTVTVARLGVLLLSLVSLFGNLLGSLIIDLTFHSAEAEVGPTTFISMAIVLVGLLLTTIPSRKIGPPVEADTPERVGPP from the coding sequence ATGCGTCAGCCCGGCTCGCACGTAACACGATCTGCCGCGACCGTCGCGACGCTCGCGACTGCCGTAGCCGGCGTCGGAATGGCGCTACAAAGCACGGCGAACGGCGAACTCGGCAGCATCCTCGGGCACGGCCTCATCGCCGCTACGTACTCGTTCGGATCGGGCCTGATCGTGCTGATCGTCGCATCCATACTCACCCCGAAGGCACGCCGCGGGATCGGCAGCGCCATTAGCTACGTGCGCTCGGGCGAGTTCCCGTGGTGGATGACCCTCGGCGGACTCGGAGGCGCGATGATCGTGCTGTCCCAATCCGTGACGGTCCCGTTGATGGGTGTCGCTGTGTTCACCATGGCGTTCGTGTCTGGTCAGCTCACCGGCGCGCTGGTCGTGGACAACACGCACCTGCCACCGGGCGGGCGCAAGCCACCGACGCTCTGGCGGATCGTCGGCACTCTGGTCGTCATCGCGGGCGTTACGCTGTCCGCGGTCGACGTACTCGGCAAGGGAATCCCGCTGTGGGCGCCAATCTTGCCGTTCGTCACGGGCGGGCTGACCGCACTGCAGCAGGCATTCAACGGACGACTACGGATCAAGTCCTCCTCGGCGATCGCGGCGACGACCATCAACTTCTTCGTCGGTACGGTGTTCCTTGCACTGTGCACAGTCGTGCTCTTTGGCACTGGATTCCGAATCCACGACACACCTCAACTGCCCGGCCAATGGTGGGTGCTCATCGGCGGACTGCTCGGGATCGTGTTCATCGGCGTCACGACGGTCACGGTCGCGCGGTTGGGAGTGCTGCTGCTGAGTCTCGTATCACTATTCGGCAACCTACTGGGCTCCCTGATCATCGACCTCACGTTCCATTCTGCCGAGGCAGAGGTTGGCCCGACGACATTCATCTCGATGGCCATCGTCCTCGTCGGACTGCTGCTCACGACCATTCCCAGTCGAAAGATCGGTCCGCCCGTCGAAGCCGACACACCCGAGCGGGTTGGCCCTCCCTAG
- a CDS encoding DUF1648 domain-containing protein encodes MAARARPVRTYQTGQVVVLLRWTTIVATAILTVFVLVRYPSMPQRVPTHFGLGGEADAYGPRWTVILLAAILTAVVALLAWLSGKPASFNYPVRVTEANSQRLYREGERMLAWTNGAVWLLYLGAVLAILESGSGGVVVVAGLIAMGIVLIVGIVRMLRA; translated from the coding sequence ATGGCCGCGCGTGCACGCCCGGTGCGGACCTACCAAACGGGCCAGGTTGTCGTGCTGTTGCGATGGACCACGATCGTCGCCACCGCGATACTGACCGTGTTCGTGTTGGTGCGTTATCCGTCTATGCCTCAGCGCGTGCCGACACACTTTGGGTTAGGCGGGGAGGCGGACGCCTACGGCCCGCGATGGACGGTGATCCTGCTCGCGGCAATCCTGACCGCAGTGGTCGCTCTACTGGCATGGCTATCCGGGAAACCCGCATCGTTCAATTACCCGGTTCGCGTGACGGAAGCGAACTCGCAGCGGCTCTACCGCGAGGGCGAGCGCATGCTGGCGTGGACGAACGGCGCGGTATGGCTGCTATATCTGGGGGCCGTGCTGGCGATCCTGGAGTCCGGGAGCGGCGGTGTCGTGGTGGTGGCGGGCCTCATCGCGATGGGGATCGTTTTGATCGTTGGAATCGTGAGGATGCTGCGAGCGTGA